In Rubrivirga marina, the following are encoded in one genomic region:
- a CDS encoding metallophosphoesterase family protein, translated as MRLAVLSDIHANLPALRKAMQVAEARGADVLVNLGDVVGYGPDPVECLDVVRREFAINILGNHDAAVAGELDKAIPPDGQAAIELHRTVLDPDRLDWLASLPYAVEAHGATFVHAAPDEPEKWPRLESLRDTQRQFRAFDTDICFIGHSHRQAIVSDTIGVFRVRPGHRFLVNVGSVGQPRDRDPRLGFALFDTDAFAVQLVRDHYDHAKTEAAILKAGLPARLAARLRAGA; from the coding sequence GTGCGCCTCGCCGTCCTCTCCGACATCCACGCCAACCTGCCGGCTCTCCGCAAGGCGATGCAGGTGGCCGAGGCGCGCGGGGCCGACGTCCTCGTCAACCTCGGCGACGTCGTCGGGTACGGGCCGGATCCGGTCGAGTGCCTCGACGTCGTGCGGCGCGAGTTCGCGATCAACATCCTCGGCAACCACGACGCGGCGGTCGCTGGCGAGTTGGACAAGGCCATCCCGCCCGACGGCCAGGCGGCCATCGAGCTCCACCGGACGGTCCTCGACCCGGACCGGCTCGATTGGCTGGCGTCACTCCCCTACGCCGTCGAGGCCCACGGCGCGACGTTCGTCCACGCGGCGCCGGACGAGCCGGAAAAGTGGCCCCGCCTCGAATCGCTCCGCGACACGCAGCGCCAGTTCAGGGCGTTCGACACCGACATCTGCTTTATCGGCCACTCGCACCGGCAGGCCATCGTGTCCGACACGATCGGCGTGTTCCGCGTGCGGCCGGGCCACCGCTTCCTCGTCAACGTCGGGAGCGTAGGGCAACCCCGCGACCGCGACCCGCGGCTGGGGTTCGCGCTCTTCGACACGGACGCGTTCGCCGTCCAGCTCGTCCGCGACCACTACGACCACGCGAAGACCGAGGCGGCCATCCTGAAGGCCGGCCTGCCGGCGCGACTGGCGGCCCGCCTCCGCGCCGGTGCGTAG
- a CDS encoding GumC family protein — protein MPELPYPTVTDRTSPGAPYRGEEPFYYGDQDGLDLRALLDILLRGKWIILATMLALAVPVVLYSIVSPSKYRAYSILLVDKTDTDLADVLPEQVPTAFWRQERNLSNELLVLDQSTELAESVARRLMEAGRVPGTERPLSILNDDDPATPLTVEEVAFRLQKEYINSSMETGGADAIRVNAVSTDPAEAALIANAFSEAFADLTQDQSRSSASASREFLEDQVETQNERLREADAAVEDYMLQEGAVALQEETTRLVDQIATLDARRDQASVNLQTKRAELAALQGELARLEGQLGDRLSSNLDGQLVTVREQIQQLRGELETFYSQNPALRTNPNPPANIARLRSELQRAESEQDRIARALSEQSLASSTGPNDQASGFSRAAELRSQISAARVAVRGLEAEVRQVGARLGQYEGELSSVPEQSIELAQLERDRRAAETLYGALEQNLQQARVAEQSQLGYARVIRPAFPPTRAFSPLRVRNTVLALLCGLVFGGLLAIGRVKLDHRIHTPDDLGKLGFPVIGTVPSTDTLVKEEYGGAEAAEVNGRMVDTHVVSLLNPMATASESYRALRTNIQFSRPDVVVQTILVTSANPGEGKSVTSSNLAVVFAQAGRRVLLVDSDLRRPTVHKKLGIPREPGLVQELFTDDEINPDALDRLADDLYVLPAGSIAPNPSELIGSRRMRDLIEDMRSKFDIIIFDAPPILAATDAVLLSTQCDATLVIARAGETKDFELQSAMTALADVGTKPSGLVLNAFDVRQAYGYRYKYAYRYGSSYGYGSSKVTEA, from the coding sequence ATGCCCGAACTCCCGTATCCGACGGTAACGGATCGCACCTCCCCCGGCGCGCCCTATCGGGGGGAGGAGCCGTTCTACTACGGTGATCAGGACGGCCTCGACCTCCGGGCCTTGCTCGACATCTTGCTCCGCGGGAAGTGGATCATCCTCGCGACGATGCTCGCGCTGGCGGTCCCGGTCGTCCTCTATTCGATCGTGAGCCCGTCGAAGTACCGCGCGTACTCGATCCTGCTCGTCGACAAGACGGACACGGACCTCGCCGACGTGCTCCCGGAGCAGGTGCCGACGGCGTTCTGGCGACAGGAGCGGAATCTGAGCAACGAGCTTCTCGTGCTCGACCAGTCGACGGAGTTGGCGGAGAGCGTGGCGCGGCGTCTCATGGAGGCCGGCAGGGTGCCCGGCACCGAGCGGCCGCTTTCGATCCTGAACGACGACGACCCCGCCACGCCGCTGACCGTCGAGGAAGTGGCCTTCCGGCTCCAGAAGGAGTACATCAACTCGTCGATGGAGACGGGCGGCGCCGACGCCATCCGCGTCAACGCCGTGAGCACCGACCCCGCCGAGGCCGCGCTCATCGCCAACGCCTTCTCCGAGGCCTTCGCCGACCTCACGCAGGACCAGAGCCGGTCCAGCGCGTCCGCTTCGCGCGAGTTCCTGGAGGACCAAGTCGAGACCCAGAACGAGCGCCTCCGCGAAGCCGACGCGGCCGTCGAGGACTACATGCTCCAGGAAGGGGCCGTCGCGCTCCAGGAGGAGACGACCCGGCTCGTCGACCAGATCGCCACGCTCGACGCCCGCCGCGACCAGGCGTCCGTCAACCTCCAGACGAAACGGGCCGAGCTGGCGGCGCTCCAAGGCGAGCTCGCCCGCCTCGAAGGCCAACTCGGCGACCGCCTCTCGTCGAACCTCGACGGGCAGCTCGTGACGGTCCGCGAGCAGATCCAGCAGCTCCGCGGCGAGCTCGAGACGTTCTACAGTCAGAACCCGGCCCTCCGGACGAACCCGAATCCGCCGGCCAACATCGCCCGGCTCCGTAGCGAGCTGCAGCGGGCCGAGTCCGAACAGGACCGGATCGCGCGGGCGCTCTCGGAGCAGTCGCTCGCCTCCAGCACCGGCCCGAACGACCAGGCCTCGGGCTTCTCACGCGCGGCCGAGCTCCGTTCGCAGATCTCGGCGGCGCGCGTCGCCGTCCGAGGTCTCGAGGCCGAAGTCCGCCAGGTGGGGGCGCGTCTCGGCCAGTATGAGGGCGAGCTGTCGAGCGTCCCCGAGCAGTCGATCGAGCTGGCCCAGCTCGAGCGGGACCGCCGCGCCGCCGAGACGCTCTACGGCGCCCTCGAGCAGAACCTCCAGCAGGCCCGCGTCGCCGAACAGTCGCAACTGGGCTACGCCCGGGTGATCCGCCCGGCGTTCCCGCCCACTCGTGCGTTCTCGCCGCTCCGTGTCCGCAACACGGTCCTCGCACTGCTTTGCGGCCTCGTGTTCGGAGGGCTCCTCGCCATCGGCCGGGTCAAGCTCGACCACCGCATCCACACGCCCGACGACCTCGGCAAGCTGGGCTTCCCGGTCATCGGGACGGTCCCGAGCACCGACACCCTGGTCAAGGAGGAGTACGGCGGCGCCGAGGCCGCCGAGGTCAACGGCCGGATGGTCGACACCCACGTCGTGTCGCTCCTCAACCCGATGGCGACGGCCAGCGAGTCGTACCGCGCGCTCCGGACCAACATCCAGTTCAGCCGGCCCGATGTCGTCGTCCAGACGATCCTCGTGACGAGCGCGAACCCGGGCGAGGGCAAGTCGGTCACGTCGTCGAACCTCGCCGTCGTGTTCGCGCAGGCCGGCCGCCGTGTGCTTCTCGTCGACTCCGACCTCCGCCGGCCGACGGTCCACAAGAAGCTCGGCATCCCGCGTGAGCCCGGCCTCGTCCAGGAGCTGTTCACCGACGACGAGATCAACCCCGACGCGCTCGACCGACTCGCCGACGATCTCTACGTCCTCCCGGCCGGCTCGATCGCGCCGAACCCGTCGGAGCTCATCGGGTCACGCCGGATGCGCGACTTGATCGAGGACATGCGTTCGAAGTTCGACATCATCATCTTCGACGCCCCGCCGATCCTGGCCGCCACCGACGCCGTCCTCCTCTCGACCCAGTGCGACGCGACGCTCGTGATCGCGCGGGCCGGCGAGACGAAGGACTTCGAGCTCCAGTCGGCCATGACGGCCCTCGCCGACGTTGGGACGAAGCCGAGCGGGCTCGTGCTCAACGCGTTCGACGTCCGCCAAGCCTACGGCTATCGGTACAAGTACGCGTACCGCTACGGCAGCTCCTACGGCTACGGCAGCAGCAAGGTCACGGAGGCCTAG
- a CDS encoding SLBB domain-containing protein yields MRRLAVLVFLAASVVASAQPTDERGVLGLVEGREATPGGYFYNALPGQPVTRVYVWGRVLRPGVYDVGPDFDLGGVLSMAGVTSERTPLEGDPELMLRLFRAGQTEPVYETTVDRFVADPAAPDIEYGDVIAVEAEGVARVAVIGSVLRPGTYEVGPTFSSRDALALAGGPRLDPLESSAERTTTVRIFRTGGGEEPDYRETLQSFLGGPAPALQDGDVIEVETRIKEGWSRRDVLTAAGVVTSGVIAAVQLYRVLSAD; encoded by the coding sequence ATGCGCCGTCTCGCCGTTCTCGTTTTTCTCGCCGCCTCGGTGGTCGCGTCGGCACAGCCGACCGACGAGCGTGGCGTGCTCGGGCTCGTGGAGGGCCGCGAGGCCACGCCCGGTGGGTACTTCTACAACGCGCTCCCGGGCCAGCCCGTGACGCGCGTCTACGTCTGGGGCCGCGTGCTCCGTCCCGGCGTCTACGATGTCGGACCCGACTTCGACCTGGGCGGCGTCTTGAGCATGGCTGGCGTGACGAGCGAGCGGACGCCCCTCGAAGGTGACCCCGAACTCATGCTTCGCCTCTTCCGCGCCGGCCAGACGGAGCCCGTCTACGAGACGACCGTCGACCGGTTCGTGGCCGATCCCGCGGCGCCCGACATCGAGTACGGCGACGTGATCGCGGTCGAGGCCGAGGGCGTGGCGCGCGTGGCCGTGATCGGCTCCGTGCTCCGGCCCGGGACGTACGAGGTCGGCCCGACGTTCTCGTCGCGCGACGCGCTCGCGCTCGCCGGGGGCCCCCGCCTGGACCCCCTCGAGTCCAGCGCCGAACGGACGACGACGGTCCGGATCTTTCGGACGGGCGGTGGTGAGGAGCCCGACTATCGCGAGACGCTCCAATCGTTCCTCGGCGGTCCGGCACCGGCTCTCCAGGACGGGGACGTGATTGAGGTCGAGACCCGAATCAAGGAGGGCTGGAGCCGGCGCGACGTCCTGACAGCTGCCGGCGTCGTGACCTCAGGCGTGATCGCGGCCGTCCAACTCTACCGCGTCCTCTCGGCCGACTAG
- the rfbB gene encoding dTDP-glucose 4,6-dehydratase, with product MPSPTGILVTGAAGFIGSAFVRSALERRPGAPVVSLDALTYAGSLENLRDLPEPDRHTFVEGDVRDGALVRRLIQEHGVRLVVHLAAESHVDRSITGPSAFVETNVLGTQALLDACREAEGVRFHHVSTDEVYGDLGPDDPAFTERTPYAPSSPYSASKAGSDHLVRAYARTYGLPVTITNCSNNYGPRQYPEKLIPVVIQRAVAGEPIPVYGDGGNVRDWLYVGDHCDAIWAVIDRGALGETYNVGGNAEVDNLTLVNTLCAILDDRRPDGAPHADLIEFVADRPGHDRRYAVDTTKIGGIGWSPRQSLRSGLEATVDWYLGHQDWIDAVLHRNHAPT from the coding sequence ATGCCTTCTCCGACTGGGATCCTCGTCACTGGCGCCGCCGGCTTCATCGGGTCTGCCTTCGTGCGATCGGCACTGGAGCGCCGGCCGGGGGCCCCCGTCGTCTCGCTCGACGCGCTGACCTACGCTGGCTCTCTGGAGAACCTCCGCGACCTCCCTGAGCCCGACCGACACACGTTCGTTGAGGGCGACGTCCGCGACGGGGCGCTCGTTCGCCGGCTTATCCAGGAGCACGGGGTCCGCCTCGTGGTCCACCTGGCGGCCGAATCGCACGTGGACCGGTCGATCACGGGGCCGAGCGCGTTCGTCGAGACCAACGTGCTGGGCACGCAGGCGCTCCTCGACGCGTGTCGTGAGGCGGAGGGCGTCCGGTTCCACCACGTCTCGACGGACGAAGTCTATGGCGACCTCGGTCCCGACGACCCGGCGTTCACGGAGCGGACGCCCTACGCGCCGTCGTCGCCGTACTCGGCCTCGAAGGCAGGGTCCGACCACCTCGTCCGCGCCTACGCCCGGACGTATGGCTTGCCGGTGACGATCACGAACTGCTCCAACAACTACGGCCCGCGGCAGTACCCCGAGAAGCTGATCCCGGTCGTCATCCAGCGCGCCGTCGCGGGCGAGCCGATCCCGGTCTACGGCGACGGTGGCAACGTCCGAGATTGGCTCTACGTGGGCGACCACTGCGATGCGATCTGGGCTGTCATCGATCGGGGCGCCCTCGGCGAGACCTACAACGTCGGCGGGAACGCCGAGGTGGACAACCTCACCCTCGTCAACACACTCTGCGCCATCCTCGACGACCGCCGGCCCGACGGCGCCCCGCACGCTGACCTCATCGAGTTCGTGGCGGACCGTCCAGGGCACGATCGGCGCTACGCCGTCGACACGACCAAGATCGGGGGGATCGGGTGGTCGCCTCGGCAGTCGCTCCGGTCCGGGCTCGAGGCCACCGTCGACTGGTACCTCGGTCACCAGGACTGGATCGACGCAGTCCTCCACCGCAACCACGCCCCCACGTGA
- the rfbA gene encoding glucose-1-phosphate thymidylyltransferase RfbA encodes MKGILLAGGHGTRLHPATVAVSKQLLPVYDKPMVYYPLSTLMLAGIRDVLVISTPEALPSFRHLLGDGSQWGIALSYRQQDEPRGLADAFRIGADFLDGSPVMMILGDNVLYGSGLSNQLQRAATVTDGARIFAYPVRDPRRYGVVEVDADGRAVGIEEKPAAPRSNLAVAGLYAYGPDVVDVAADLKPSARGELEITDVNRHYLEVGTLEVEVMGRGVAWLDAGTHESLLDASAFVHSVQARQGLMIACPEEIAYRQGFIDRADLAALGERLAPNAYRDYVLALAASS; translated from the coding sequence GTGAAAGGCATCCTCCTCGCCGGCGGCCATGGGACCCGCCTGCACCCGGCGACGGTCGCTGTCAGCAAGCAGCTGCTGCCGGTCTACGACAAGCCCATGGTGTACTACCCGCTGAGCACGCTGATGCTCGCGGGGATCCGGGACGTCCTCGTCATTTCGACGCCTGAGGCGCTCCCGTCCTTCCGGCACCTCCTCGGTGACGGGTCGCAGTGGGGGATCGCGCTGTCGTATCGGCAGCAAGACGAGCCTCGTGGGCTGGCGGACGCGTTTCGCATCGGCGCCGACTTCCTTGATGGGTCGCCGGTCATGATGATCCTCGGCGACAACGTGCTCTATGGGAGCGGCCTCTCGAACCAACTCCAGCGTGCGGCGACCGTCACAGACGGGGCCCGGATCTTCGCGTACCCGGTCCGTGACCCGCGGCGCTATGGCGTCGTCGAGGTCGACGCGGACGGGCGGGCGGTCGGCATCGAGGAGAAGCCGGCCGCGCCCCGGTCCAACCTCGCCGTCGCCGGGCTCTACGCCTACGGCCCCGACGTCGTAGACGTGGCCGCGGATCTCAAGCCGTCGGCGCGCGGCGAGCTCGAGATCACCGACGTTAACCGCCACTATCTCGAGGTGGGCACGCTCGAGGTCGAGGTGATGGGCCGGGGTGTGGCGTGGCTCGATGCCGGGACGCACGAGTCGCTGCTCGACGCCTCGGCGTTCGTCCATTCGGTCCAGGCCCGCCAGGGGCTGATGATCGCGTGCCCCGAGGAGATCGCGTACCGGCAGGGGTTCATCGACCGCGCCGACCTCGCGGCGCTCGGGGAGAGGCTCGCCCCGAACGCCTACCGCGACTACGTCCTCGCCCTCGCGGCATCGTCGTAA
- a CDS encoding sulfotransferase family protein: MPTPDFLILGAPKCGTTALWHYLDAHPEVTMASVKEPRFFTRQGGGLARGEVNDQMPRAGTYDRGSEWYDGLFAHAAPGSSRGEASTVYCVAPDAPDLIHSNAPDVRLVLMVRDPVDRMYSHYWQERKAGWDPGPFADLVASGHPRARYYEAASHYADTVERYLAHFGRDQLLVVAKEDLDADPASALTRIQRHIGVDPTFRPPTLGRRFNVQRVPRFPALRRLGEWARATVGARLPDAVRQPLGRAQRAVERGLSTELDYEPLHPSLRAELLPRFEADVELVEVWTGRPRPAWRTADEPAEATES; encoded by the coding sequence GTGCCGACCCCTGACTTCCTGATCCTCGGCGCGCCGAAGTGCGGGACGACCGCGCTCTGGCACTACCTCGACGCGCACCCCGAGGTGACGATGGCGTCGGTCAAGGAGCCGCGGTTCTTCACCCGGCAGGGGGGAGGGCTCGCGCGGGGCGAGGTCAACGACCAGATGCCGCGCGCGGGGACCTACGACCGGGGGAGCGAGTGGTACGACGGCCTGTTTGCCCACGCCGCTCCGGGCTCGAGTCGAGGCGAGGCCTCGACGGTGTACTGCGTGGCGCCCGACGCGCCCGACCTGATCCATTCCAACGCCCCCGACGTCCGCCTGGTGCTGATGGTCCGCGACCCGGTCGACCGGATGTACTCGCACTATTGGCAGGAGCGGAAGGCGGGCTGGGACCCCGGCCCGTTCGCCGACCTCGTCGCCTCCGGCCACCCGCGCGCCCGGTACTACGAGGCCGCCAGCCATTACGCCGACACCGTCGAGCGCTACCTCGCCCACTTCGGCCGTGACCAACTCCTGGTCGTCGCGAAAGAAGACCTAGACGCCGACCCGGCCTCGGCGCTCACCCGAATCCAGCGACACATCGGGGTCGACCCGACGTTCCGCCCACCGACGCTCGGCCGGCGGTTCAACGTCCAGCGGGTGCCGCGCTTCCCGGCCCTCCGGCGCCTCGGCGAGTGGGCGCGGGCGACGGTGGGCGCGCGCCTGCCCGACGCGGTCCGCCAGCCGCTCGGGCGGGCGCAGCGGGCCGTCGAGCGCGGCCTCTCGACCGAGCTCGACTACGAGCCGCTCCACCCCTCGCTCCGGGCGGAGCTTCTGCCGCGGTTCGAGGCCGACGTCGAACTCGTCGAGGTGTGGACCGGCCGGCCTCGGCCGGCATGGCGGACCGCCGACGAGCCTGCCGAGGCGACCGAGTCGTGA
- a CDS encoding lipopolysaccharide biosynthesis protein, with protein MSASTTATAGKGGKRMGMASAIYVGGALLAKVAKFLLVPFYVHYLTLAEVGIVVFLQAVSYALARVFPLGLGQAVKRYYVEFDDVFEADRFTAGIWWTVTAAAVGLAALLMGTAPIWGQVIGSQIATSLIVLAVADAALQGIGTIPLMRYIVRQEPMAHSAFSIVQIVSVTAAVVLFVAGFGWGVEGVIWGEIVGYGVWALASAVIVNAPARWRPTFGRLREAFRYSIVLLPHLVFVWGITFADRLILEAQVSLDALGVYGVGYQMATVLTMVSIAISNAWLARFFRTGEGEGGSAEYARTFSAISILTLFLALGLFVFADEIIAVVANREYAGAVLILRLVVVAHVFHAANQFFMLPLFLVKQTRHISTSTGLGLVVNVVANLLLIPALGIVGAAAATIAGYLAATLSSFAFARRGYPVRPEWRALAIAAAVATALAVAALALPLHGGSILAILAKLGLCVAFPLVLLLWPGRPVLDRADLSKLTRQLPGIGRRSG; from the coding sequence GTGAGCGCGAGCACAACCGCCACGGCGGGCAAGGGCGGCAAGCGGATGGGGATGGCGTCGGCGATCTACGTCGGCGGGGCGCTCTTGGCGAAAGTCGCCAAGTTCCTCCTCGTCCCGTTCTACGTCCACTACCTGACGCTGGCCGAGGTCGGGATCGTGGTCTTCCTCCAGGCTGTGTCGTACGCCCTCGCGCGTGTCTTCCCGCTCGGCCTGGGCCAAGCCGTCAAACGTTATTACGTCGAGTTCGACGACGTCTTCGAGGCGGACCGGTTCACGGCGGGCATCTGGTGGACCGTCACGGCCGCCGCCGTCGGGCTCGCGGCGCTGCTCATGGGCACGGCCCCGATCTGGGGGCAGGTCATCGGGTCGCAGATCGCGACGTCGCTCATCGTCCTGGCCGTCGCCGACGCCGCCCTTCAAGGGATCGGGACGATCCCGCTGATGCGCTACATCGTGCGCCAGGAGCCCATGGCCCACAGCGCGTTCTCGATCGTCCAGATCGTCTCCGTGACCGCCGCCGTGGTCTTGTTCGTCGCGGGGTTCGGGTGGGGCGTCGAGGGCGTGATCTGGGGCGAGATCGTCGGGTACGGCGTGTGGGCGCTCGCCTCGGCCGTGATCGTCAACGCGCCGGCCCGCTGGCGGCCGACGTTCGGGCGCCTCCGCGAGGCGTTCCGCTACTCGATCGTGCTCCTCCCTCACCTCGTGTTCGTCTGGGGCATCACGTTCGCCGACCGGCTCATTTTGGAGGCGCAGGTGAGCCTCGACGCCCTCGGCGTCTACGGCGTCGGCTACCAGATGGCGACGGTCCTGACGATGGTCAGCATCGCGATCTCGAACGCGTGGCTCGCGCGATTCTTCCGGACCGGTGAGGGGGAGGGCGGCTCCGCAGAGTACGCGCGCACGTTCTCGGCCATCTCGATCCTCACGCTGTTCCTCGCGCTCGGCTTGTTCGTCTTCGCCGACGAGATCATCGCGGTTGTCGCCAACCGCGAATACGCCGGGGCGGTTCTGATCCTCCGGCTCGTCGTCGTAGCCCACGTCTTCCACGCGGCGAACCAGTTCTTTATGCTGCCCCTGTTCCTCGTGAAGCAGACGCGGCACATCTCGACCTCGACCGGGCTCGGGCTGGTCGTCAACGTAGTCGCCAACCTCCTTCTGATCCCAGCCCTGGGGATTGTCGGCGCGGCGGCGGCCACGATCGCAGGCTATCTCGCCGCGACCCTGTCGTCGTTCGCGTTCGCCCGACGAGGGTACCCGGTTCGACCCGAGTGGCGAGCGCTGGCCATCGCCGCAGCGGTCGCGACCGCGCTCGCCGTCGCGGCGCTGGCGCTGCCCCTGCACGGAGGCTCCATACTCGCAATCCTAGCAAAACTGGGGCTGTGCGTAGCTTTCCCGCTCGTCCTCCTCCTCTGGCCCGGACGGCCCGTCCTCGACCGCGCCGATCTCTCGAAGCTGACCCGTCAGCTTCCCGGGATCGGCCGCCGTTCGGGCTGA
- a CDS encoding O-antigen polymerase, protein MLPHPPSLRAPSRRRAAARRRDRLTGARRALIGGGLAVVAVAFVLAGASLVLHGSVDYALLGAAGGACLLVLLSVPMLKPDYEIVEPISFVMLATAIGVTLKPAWLAFGPEAARDFLLLNRLEPAFLVNAVALVLFGLLAFAAGYLFQVPAPRLARSRLFATEAWSRWRILLVAAAALTIALVSMSLYLSKLGLTGVIEDFSRKRFYTVEGAEYARSALGYYRWGASVTGPVFLFVLAWALTKRTRLGLVEGAVIVALVLMAVVFPFFNSSRTKVLMVLIQALVIWRCTRGGIPKTVLVGGSVGILALLLILTALRPRQGDLSDAGSVFGAQALLETTVGGRHFMDLTKTAHIIEGVPEQLPYQYGESYAAWAFMPIPRTVWLNKPPLGAGPLIGQNIFNMRYAGVPPGMIAEAYLNFGILGIVLVPFLLGVGMRWVYEAFKPVLHHTAGATLYAVTVIPVGWTTVTGGFSQMMVALMVAAVPLIAIVLFVRVRRRFVPHAV, encoded by the coding sequence ATGCTCCCCCATCCCCCCAGTCTCCGGGCTCCGAGTCGCCGCCGCGCCGCCGCGCGCCGCCGCGACCGCCTGACAGGCGCCCGTCGGGCGCTGATCGGGGGCGGGCTGGCCGTCGTCGCGGTCGCCTTCGTCTTGGCCGGCGCCTCGCTCGTTCTCCACGGGTCCGTCGACTACGCGCTGCTGGGGGCGGCCGGCGGTGCCTGCCTCCTGGTGCTCCTCTCGGTTCCGATGCTCAAGCCGGACTACGAGATCGTCGAGCCGATCAGCTTTGTGATGCTGGCGACGGCCATCGGGGTGACACTCAAGCCGGCGTGGTTGGCATTCGGCCCGGAGGCCGCGCGCGACTTTCTCCTGTTGAACCGGCTCGAGCCGGCCTTCCTGGTCAATGCGGTGGCGCTCGTCCTGTTCGGCCTGCTGGCGTTCGCAGCCGGCTACCTGTTCCAGGTCCCCGCGCCTCGTCTCGCACGGTCCCGACTCTTTGCCACGGAGGCGTGGAGCCGCTGGCGGATCCTGCTCGTGGCCGCCGCCGCGCTCACGATCGCCCTCGTGTCGATGTCGCTCTACCTCAGCAAGCTGGGGCTGACGGGCGTGATCGAGGACTTCTCGCGCAAGCGGTTCTACACGGTCGAGGGGGCCGAGTACGCGCGGAGCGCGCTGGGCTACTACCGCTGGGGGGCGTCCGTGACCGGCCCCGTGTTCCTCTTCGTTCTCGCCTGGGCGCTCACCAAGCGGACCCGCCTCGGGCTCGTCGAGGGGGCGGTCATCGTCGCGCTCGTGCTCATGGCGGTGGTCTTCCCGTTCTTCAACAGCAGCCGGACGAAGGTGCTGATGGTGCTCATCCAGGCCCTCGTGATCTGGCGGTGCACGCGGGGTGGGATCCCGAAGACGGTGCTCGTAGGCGGGTCGGTCGGCATCCTCGCGCTCCTCCTCATCCTGACCGCGCTCCGGCCGAGGCAGGGAGACCTGTCGGATGCCGGCTCCGTGTTTGGGGCGCAGGCGCTGCTCGAGACGACGGTCGGCGGGCGGCACTTCATGGACCTCACGAAGACGGCCCACATCATCGAGGGCGTCCCGGAGCAGCTTCCGTATCAGTACGGCGAGTCGTACGCCGCGTGGGCGTTCATGCCGATCCCCCGGACCGTCTGGCTCAATAAGCCCCCGCTCGGGGCTGGCCCGTTGATCGGCCAGAACATCTTCAATATGCGGTACGCGGGCGTGCCGCCAGGGATGATCGCCGAGGCCTATCTCAACTTCGGGATCCTTGGGATCGTCCTCGTGCCGTTCCTTCTGGGGGTCGGGATGCGGTGGGTGTACGAGGCCTTCAAGCCGGTCCTCCACCACACCGCCGGCGCCACGCTGTACGCCGTCACCGTCATCCCGGTCGGGTGGACGACGGTGACGGGTGGGTTCAGCCAGATGATGGTGGCGCTCATGGTGGCGGCGGTGCCCCTCATCGCCATCGTGCTGTTCGTCCGGGTGCGTCGGAGGTTCGTGCCGCATGCTGTTTAA